The Hevea brasiliensis isolate MT/VB/25A 57/8 chromosome 9, ASM3005281v1, whole genome shotgun sequence nucleotide sequence GGCACAGGACCTCTAGTGCTTCTCCTTCATGGTTTTCCAGAATTTTGGTATTCTTGGCGTCACCAGATCACCTTCCTGGTCAACCATGGCTACCATGTTGTTGCTCCTGATTTGAGAGGCTATGGAGACTCAGATTCTCCACTCTCCTACAATTCCTACACTCTTTTGCACCTTCTTGGTGATCTCGTAggcattattgaccattttggtGAACAGCaggtccttcctctctctctctctctccctccttcTCTTCATATGCACACGATACGTTTTTAGTTCTTAACTGATTTAACTATTGATATCTGGGCAGGCTTTTTTGGTTGGACATGACTGGGGGGCTCTTCTTGCTTGGCATCTAAGCCTCCACAGGCCTGATAGAGTCAAAGGACTAATAGCCATTTCTGTTCCATACTACCAAAGAAATCCTGATGCCAAAGTTATTGAATCTTTTAGAAGAATATATGGAGATGGGCTTTACATATGCCAATTCCAGGTATTTACTCGTTATGTTTTTTCCATTGGAGGTTCCATGAAAATGAACTGAAACTTTTTGTTCTGGATTTTGTTCGAGTAGGAGCCTGGAAGAGCAGAGAAAGCATTTGCCAGATATGATTATTTGACTGTGATGAAGAAGTTTTTGTTGATAACTAAGACTGATAATTTAGTAGCTCCACTGGACATGGAAATCATCGACTATTTGCAGACACCAGCCGTGTTGCCTCCATGGATTACTGAAGAGGAATTACAGGTTTATGCAGACAAGTTTCAAGAAACTGGTTTCACTGGTCCTCTCAACTACTACCGAGCTATGGACATGTAAGTACTGCCATATTCTTCTCTTTGTACTTGGAATTTCACAACATATATGCATGCGATGCGATAGTAGCTACTCCGTCTTCTCCATGGTAATTCTTAAAAATGCAACAGGAATTGGGAGCTTTATGGGGCTTGGCAAGGATCAAAGATTAGTGTTCCATCAAAATTCATAGTTGGTGACAAAGACATTGGCTTTGATACTAATGGTACAAGAGAATATGTATTAGGAGACACTTTCAAAAGCCTTGTTCCAGATCTTCAAGTTGTCATTTTAGATGGTCACCATTTTATCCAGCAAGAGAAAGCTCAACAAGTCTCAGAAGAAATTCTTGCCTTCCTCCATAAACTCTCTGTAGATTAGTAGAATGTTGGGTCCAAAATCAGGGTTATGTCCTTTTCTATTTGATAATTGTATCCTTATGCGTACTCTACCTCTAATAAATTAT carries:
- the LOC110639564 gene encoding uncharacterized protein LOC110639564; its protein translation is MEDLNHHRIKTNGIFLHVVEKGTGPLVLLLHGFPEFWYSWRHQITFLVNHGYHVVAPDLRGYGDSDSPLSYNSYTLLHLLGDLVGIIDHFGEQQAFLVGHDWGALLAWHLSLHRPDRVKGLIAISVPYYQRNPDAKVIESFRRIYGDGLYICQFQEPGRAEKAFARYDYLTVMKKFLLITKTDNLVAPLDMEIIDYLQTPAVLPPWITEEELQVYADKFQETGFTGPLNYYRAMDMNWELYGAWQGSKISVPSKFIVGDKDIGFDTNGTREYVLGDTFKSLVPDLQVVILDGHHFIQQEKAQQVSEEILAFLHKLSVD